Proteins encoded within one genomic window of Methanosarcina barkeri str. Wiesmoor:
- a CDS encoding nitroreductase: protein MPVKGESKVINTILNRRSVREFTDKPVSKKDINTILNAGQWAPSGLNNQPWRFIVIRNRETIQKLSECTHYTGIVAGAPLLIATFLDNETSYNRTKDLEAIGAAIQNMLLSCCDLDLGGVWLGEILNQKEKVNSILDCPSDLELMAVLAIGEPAPKERTSTRRALSEIVFDEKYGQKWEE, encoded by the coding sequence ATGCCAGTAAAAGGAGAAAGCAAAGTCATTAACACTATCCTTAACAGACGGAGCGTCCGAGAGTTTACGGACAAACCTGTTAGCAAGAAAGATATCAACACTATCCTTAATGCAGGCCAATGGGCACCTTCCGGATTGAATAACCAGCCCTGGCGTTTCATTGTTATTCGAAACCGTGAGACTATCCAGAAACTCTCGGAATGCACTCATTACACAGGTATCGTGGCAGGAGCTCCTCTGCTTATTGCGACTTTCCTGGACAATGAAACTTCTTACAACAGGACAAAAGATCTCGAGGCAATAGGGGCTGCAATCCAGAATATGCTCCTCAGCTGCTGTGATCTTGATCTTGGCGGAGTCTGGCTTGGAGAAATCCTGAACCAAAAAGAGAAAGTCAATTCCATTCTGGACTGCCCTTCCGATCTTGAGCTAATGGCAGTTCTTGCAATCGGAGAACCGGCTCCAAAAGAAAGGACTTCAACACGTAGAGCCCTATCCGAAATAGTGTTTGATGAAAAGTACGGCCAGAAATGGGAAGAGTAA
- the ilvN gene encoding acetolactate synthase small subunit, protein MKHTLAVLVENRSGVLSRVASLFSRRGYNIESLAVGVTEDPKTSRMTIVVDGDDHVLEQVTKQLNKLVDVIKVSDIGGDDSVERELALIKVSADVSARTEIIQIANIFRARIVDVAPKSITIEVTGDEAKIQAIEKLLRQFGIKEMVRTGKIALVRGPKKV, encoded by the coding sequence ATGAAACATACACTGGCAGTCCTTGTGGAAAATAGGTCTGGAGTCCTTTCCAGGGTGGCTTCGCTCTTTTCAAGACGCGGATACAATATCGAAAGCCTGGCTGTTGGAGTCACAGAGGACCCCAAAACCTCCAGAATGACTATAGTAGTTGATGGAGATGACCATGTGCTCGAACAGGTTACAAAACAGCTTAACAAACTCGTTGATGTGATCAAAGTTTCGGACATCGGAGGAGATGACTCTGTAGAAAGGGAACTCGCCCTCATTAAAGTTTCAGCCGACGTGAGTGCGAGGACCGAAATTATCCAGATTGCAAATATTTTCAGGGCAAGGATAGTGGACGTAGCTCCTAAATCCATAACTATTGAAGTAACCGGGGATGAAGCCAAAATTCAGGCAATTGAAAAACTCCTCAGGCAGTTCGGGATTAAGGAGATGGTCCGGACAGGTAAGATTGCTCTGGTTCGTGGCCCAAAGAAGGTTTAA
- a CDS encoding restriction endonuclease, which translates to MAEPQEKGKKLENNVENVYSILLQNEHLKNFKIIKNHKEKAKSGTLQEFDVFCEIEIAGVTHKVAIECKNYNKNVEQEKLQAFSKKLDGCNIKTGFMIAANGYQKGAKLEAKFYGIELITTEDLPNIYPLTLNHMKWLLPDKNTYGDPFWTIMEVTEDGKNKGSCYSPSEKIALYMSKYNPHGETALNGAIALFISKKSAERALEADGAKDCAVFGVSRQHLIALCDTAKDFNRPFAIALDFGLGKDGRICMLEQSYDQILDNFGM; encoded by the coding sequence ATGGCCGAGCCGCAAGAAAAAGGCAAGAAGTTAGAGAATAATGTCGAAAACGTTTACTCAATTCTATTGCAAAACGAGCATTTAAAAAATTTCAAAATTATAAAGAACCACAAAGAAAAAGCAAAATCTGGAACCCTACAAGAGTTCGATGTTTTTTGTGAAATTGAAATAGCAGGAGTAACTCATAAAGTCGCAATTGAATGTAAAAATTACAATAAAAATGTAGAACAAGAAAAGCTTCAGGCTTTTAGCAAAAAACTTGATGGCTGCAATATTAAGACTGGTTTTATGATCGCTGCGAATGGATATCAAAAAGGAGCTAAACTAGAAGCAAAATTTTATGGGATAGAGCTAATAACTACTGAAGATTTGCCAAATATATATCCACTAACTCTTAACCATATGAAATGGCTTTTGCCAGACAAAAATACATATGGAGATCCATTTTGGACGATTATGGAAGTAACTGAAGATGGGAAAAATAAAGGTTCATGTTATTCACCTAGTGAAAAGATAGCACTATATATGTCGAAATATAATCCTCATGGGGAGACAGCACTTAATGGGGCGATAGCATTATTCATATCGAAAAAGTCTGCTGAGAGAGCATTAGAAGCCGATGGGGCAAAGGATTGTGCTGTTTTTGGAGTTAGTCGACAACATTTGATAGCTCTTTGCGACACTGCGAAAGATTTTAATCGACCATTTGCAATCGCTCTCGACTTCGGATTAGGGAAAGACGGCAGGATCTGTATGCTTGAACAGTCATATGATCAAATATTAGATAATTTTGGCATGTAA
- a CDS encoding type II toxin-antitoxin system RelE/ParE family toxin: MTFKVFIKAKVLDDLPQSRKKQVAEALKDLKNGFQGGNKCRIEGYKEDVYRLRIGNYRAFYTVDFEENAIVVFDILTQEQAHKKYGRL; encoded by the coding sequence ATGACCTTTAAAGTTTTCATAAAAGCAAAAGTTCTTGATGACCTGCCACAAAGTAGAAAAAAACAAGTTGCTGAAGCTTTAAAAGATCTAAAAAATGGGTTTCAGGGCGGTAATAAGTGCAGAATAGAAGGTTATAAAGAAGATGTGTACCGCCTTCGAATCGGGAATTACAGGGCGTTCTATACCGTTGATTTTGAAGAGAATGCAATTGTTGTTTTTGACATCTTGACACAAGAGCAAGCGCACAAAAAATACGGTCGTCTTTAA
- the ilvC gene encoding ketol-acid reductoisomerase, producing the protein MAKIIYDNETTFDALKDKTIAIMGYGSQGHAHARNLHESGLNVIVGLRKSSSSWAKAENDGLKVMTVAEAAKAADVIMILLPDENQASVYYSEIAPNLEAGNALAFAHGFNIHYNQIVPPKDVDVFMAAPKGPGHIVRRTYTEGIGVPALIAVYQDATGNAREIALSYVKGIGATRAGVYETTFREETETDLFGEQVDLCGGLSSLIKTAFETLVEAGYQPEMAYFETCHEVKLIVDLIYEGGLERMWHSVSNTAEYGGMTVGPRIINDESREAMREALKRIQNGEFAKEFVLEGMVNHPVLKAMERQEKEHQLEVVGKQIRANIPWLNREIDDD; encoded by the coding sequence ATGGCAAAGATAATTTATGATAACGAAACTACTTTTGATGCACTTAAGGACAAGACTATCGCAATAATGGGCTATGGAAGCCAGGGTCACGCTCACGCCCGTAATCTCCATGAATCTGGACTCAATGTTATTGTTGGACTCAGAAAAAGCAGCTCAAGCTGGGCAAAAGCCGAGAATGATGGCCTGAAGGTCATGACTGTGGCAGAAGCTGCAAAAGCTGCAGATGTTATCATGATCCTCCTTCCGGATGAAAACCAGGCCTCGGTCTATTACTCTGAAATTGCGCCAAATCTGGAAGCCGGTAACGCACTTGCTTTTGCACACGGCTTTAATATTCACTACAACCAGATTGTCCCCCCGAAAGACGTTGATGTTTTCATGGCTGCTCCCAAGGGACCTGGTCACATTGTAAGAAGAACCTACACCGAAGGCATCGGAGTGCCGGCTCTGATTGCAGTCTACCAGGACGCAACCGGAAATGCAAGGGAAATTGCTCTTTCATACGTCAAAGGAATTGGTGCAACAAGAGCAGGTGTCTATGAAACCACTTTCCGTGAAGAAACCGAAACCGACCTTTTCGGAGAACAGGTTGACCTGTGCGGAGGCCTTTCATCTCTTATCAAGACCGCTTTTGAAACACTTGTTGAGGCAGGATACCAGCCTGAAATGGCCTATTTCGAAACCTGCCATGAAGTCAAGCTCATTGTGGATCTTATCTATGAAGGCGGGCTTGAGAGAATGTGGCACTCCGTTTCAAACACTGCAGAATACGGTGGCATGACCGTTGGCCCCAGGATTATTAATGATGAGTCCCGCGAAGCCATGCGTGAAGCCCTGAAAAGAATTCAGAATGGCGAATTTGCCAAGGAATTCGTGCTTGAAGGCATGGTTAACCACCCAGTACTCAAAGCCATGGAACGCCAGGAAAAGGAACACCAGCTTGAGGTCGTCGGAAAGCAGATCCGTGCAAACATTCCCTGGCTCAACAGAGAGATTGACGACGACTGA
- the gltA gene encoding NADPH-dependent glutamate synthase — MQELNGEKTVKAKKERTPMPEQPAEERRKNFNEVALGYTKEDALAEASRCLSCKEPKCVEGCPVNVDIPGFIKLVCEEDFAGAIEKIKGTNALPAICGRVCPQETQCEALCVLGKKGQPVAIGRLERFCADYERQQGVKVPEVPEPTGKKVAVVGSGPAGLTAAADLAKLGHKVTVFESLHKAGGVLSYGIPEFRLPKEIVRQEVEYIEKLGVEFKPNYIIGRIKTLDELCDEFDAVFMGTGAGLPNFMGIPGENFNGVYSANEFLTRVNLMKAYDPEYDTRVRLGRHVVVVGGGNVAMDSARSALRLGAEEVSIVYRRGEEEMPARREEIEHAKEEGITFRLLTNPVRILGDDKFNVTAVECIKMKLGEPDKSGRRSPVPVEGSEFTIPAEVVVIAIGTSPNPMIFKGSEGLDQNKKGTVVADEETGATSKCGVFAGGDVVTGAATVISAMGAGKKAAKAIDEYLKEQ; from the coding sequence ATGCAAGAATTAAATGGAGAAAAAACCGTAAAAGCAAAGAAAGAAAGGACCCCTATGCCAGAACAGCCTGCGGAAGAGCGCAGAAAGAACTTTAATGAGGTAGCTCTCGGCTACACGAAAGAAGACGCTCTTGCCGAAGCCTCTCGCTGTCTCTCCTGCAAGGAACCAAAATGTGTTGAAGGCTGCCCTGTGAATGTGGATATTCCGGGCTTTATCAAGCTTGTCTGCGAGGAAGACTTTGCAGGGGCAATCGAGAAGATTAAAGGCACAAATGCCCTTCCTGCCATCTGCGGTCGTGTCTGCCCCCAGGAAACTCAGTGCGAAGCTCTCTGTGTCCTAGGAAAGAAGGGACAGCCAGTTGCTATCGGAAGGCTCGAACGTTTCTGCGCTGATTATGAGCGCCAGCAAGGGGTAAAGGTTCCGGAAGTTCCAGAGCCTACAGGAAAGAAAGTAGCTGTTGTAGGTTCAGGGCCTGCAGGCCTCACTGCCGCAGCAGACCTTGCAAAGCTGGGTCACAAAGTCACTGTTTTTGAATCACTTCACAAAGCCGGCGGAGTTCTGAGTTACGGCATTCCAGAGTTCAGGCTGCCAAAGGAAATTGTTCGGCAGGAAGTTGAGTACATTGAGAAACTCGGAGTCGAGTTCAAGCCCAATTATATAATCGGCAGGATCAAGACCTTAGACGAGCTCTGTGACGAATTCGATGCGGTCTTCATGGGCACTGGTGCAGGTCTGCCGAATTTTATGGGAATTCCAGGCGAAAACTTCAACGGCGTTTACTCTGCAAACGAGTTCCTGACCCGTGTAAACCTCATGAAAGCCTATGACCCTGAATATGATACCAGAGTCAGGCTTGGAAGGCACGTTGTGGTGGTTGGTGGCGGAAATGTGGCAATGGATTCCGCCCGCTCAGCCCTCCGCCTGGGCGCTGAAGAAGTCAGCATAGTCTATCGCCGTGGGGAAGAAGAGATGCCAGCCCGCAGGGAAGAAATCGAGCATGCTAAAGAAGAAGGCATAACCTTCAGGCTCCTTACAAACCCTGTCCGCATCCTTGGCGACGATAAATTCAATGTTACTGCAGTCGAATGTATTAAAATGAAACTCGGCGAGCCTGACAAATCTGGCAGAAGAAGCCCTGTCCCTGTAGAAGGTTCGGAATTCACTATTCCTGCCGAAGTTGTTGTTATCGCCATAGGCACATCCCCGAACCCCATGATCTTCAAAGGCTCGGAAGGCCTTGATCAGAACAAAAAAGGAACTGTTGTCGCAGACGAAGAAACCGGTGCAACCTCCAAGTGCGGAGTCTTTGCAGGCGGAGATGTTGTCACAGGCGCAGCAACCGTTATCAGTGCAATGGGCGCTGGCAAGAAAGCCGCAAAGGCAATTGACGAGTATTTGAAAGAGCAGTGA
- a CDS encoding restriction endonuclease: MSKQMSKWEENEQELEDYIVSVFERMLKNDNLKNFKIEKNHIEIGQGGFKHKFDIFYEVDVAGVSIKAAIECKYYNKRITEKMVTEFKSKLNECNNITGFILATKSYNAGAKKFADFNGIQLITDDQLPNIPEMLLLATVCSVPDENVHGDPFWTIMRVTKDGKNTGSYYSLNGDEFNMLEIIVHERYRPIFLFISKKTAERALEADGAKDCAVFGVSRQQLKWICLLSQFFKCEILISSVLSLDSNGCLFALKHSYDEILAEYDLE, encoded by the coding sequence ATGTCTAAGCAAATGTCTAAGTGGGAAGAGAATGAGCAAGAGCTAGAGGATTATATTGTAAGCGTTTTTGAACGTATGTTAAAAAATGATAATTTAAAAAATTTCAAAATTGAAAAGAATCACATCGAAATTGGACAGGGAGGATTCAAACATAAATTTGATATTTTTTATGAAGTTGACGTAGCAGGAGTATCTATTAAAGCTGCAATAGAATGTAAATATTACAATAAAAGAATAACAGAAAAAATGGTCACAGAATTTAAGTCAAAACTTAACGAATGCAATAATATTACTGGTTTTATTCTAGCCACTAAAAGCTATAATGCAGGAGCTAAGAAGTTTGCGGATTTTAATGGTATACAACTGATAACTGATGATCAGTTACCAAATATACCTGAAATGTTGCTTTTAGCCACGGTCTGTTCTGTGCCAGACGAAAATGTACATGGGGATCCATTTTGGACTATTATGAGAGTAACTAAAGATGGGAAAAATACAGGTTCATATTACTCGCTCAATGGTGACGAGTTCAATATGTTAGAAATTATCGTCCACGAGAGATACAGGCCAATATTCTTATTCATATCAAAAAAGACTGCTGAGAGAGCATTAGAAGCCGATGGGGCAAAGGATTGTGCTGTTTTTGGAGTTAGTCGACAACAATTGAAATGGATTTGTCTCCTGTCACAGTTTTTCAAATGTGAAATACTAATCAGCAGCGTTTTGTCACTTGACTCAAATGGATGTCTCTTTGCGTTAAAACATTCATACGATGAAATATTAGCTGAATATGATTTGGAATAA